The following are from one region of the Candidatus Polarisedimenticolia bacterium genome:
- a CDS encoding thiosulfate oxidation carrier protein SoxY has translation AVETAHRPQIDVPILADDPVAVPLTVSVDHPMEADHYIKALEVVLRTDPVPRKGVFHFTPQSGRASVAYQMRSGQGGELTVVAECTRHGRFEARHLVRVAPGGCALPPGSVTREQGGSPSVRTQARVRPGEVVAVWASLKHTSHTGLAEKNGTFVQERPAFFVERMTAFLGEERVSEFALTPAMSPDPKLRFFVKARPGTMLRVVFVDNRGGQWAAHQQFP, from the coding sequence GGCCGTCGAGACGGCGCACCGCCCGCAGATCGACGTCCCGATCCTGGCCGACGACCCGGTGGCGGTTCCTCTGACCGTGTCGGTCGACCATCCGATGGAGGCGGACCACTACATCAAGGCCCTCGAGGTCGTGCTGCGGACGGATCCCGTTCCCAGGAAGGGGGTCTTCCATTTCACCCCCCAGAGCGGCCGGGCCTCGGTGGCCTACCAGATGCGCTCCGGGCAGGGAGGTGAGCTGACGGTCGTCGCGGAGTGCACGCGTCACGGCCGGTTCGAAGCCAGGCACCTGGTGCGGGTGGCGCCCGGGGGCTGCGCCCTTCCGCCGGGGAGCGTCACCCGCGAGCAAGGCGGTAGCCCGTCCGTGCGGACCCAGGCGCGGGTCCGTCCCGGCGAGGTGGTGGCCGTCTGGGCCTCGCTCAAGCACACCTCGCACACCGGGCTCGCCGAGAAGAACGGGACGTTCGTCCAGGAGCGGCCGGCGTTCTTCGTGGAGCGGATGACGGCGTTTCTCGGCGAGGAGCGGGTGAGCGAGTTCGCGCTGACTCCGGCCATGAGCCCCGACCCCAAGCTCCGGTTCTTCGTGAAGGCTCGTCCGGGCACGATGCTGCGCGTCGTCTTCGTCGACAACCGAGGGGGCCAGTGGGCCGCTCATCAGCAGTTCCCGTAA